CGTATCATAGGCGAGGCGCCTGCGCGTCTCCATGAGATGCGTGGCCGTGTAGCTGCGGTTACCGATCGTCAGGAACCCGTGCTTCGCATCCTCCCTTAACCGTTCAGGGTGCTTGGCGAGCTCGCGGATGTTCTCTTTTCCAGCTTGCTTGACCCGGCCCGCATCCATGAGCCTTCGTTCCTGGAGCAGCGCATAGTGAGGGTTCTTATTAATCCGCTCAACCGCATCCAGCAGCTGCCTTAAGATGTGCTGGAGGATCGTGAAGAATTCCGTCAGGCTCTGATGCGGGGTCTCCCGCAGCCCGGTGAGCTGGTAGGTCCGGCGCAGGAAGTCGAAGGCCAGATTATAGATCTGCGCATTCACCTCATGCAGAATGTTCTGGTAGTCCAGCTTGTAATCCATTTTCGACGGGAAAATCTCCATCTCCACCCGCAGCAGCACCCTCCCCGCTCCCCGAAGCTCCCATTCCGTCAGCCCGACCTCATTCCTGAAGTTCAGCACGCCCGCCAGAATCGAGTCCCCCAGCGGCTTCACCGCCTGCCGGAGCAGCACATTCTCATGATAGAACGTAAGACTCTCCACCTGCTTATGCTGAACCACCAGCTCGTAAGATTGCGTCTCATAAAAGCAAGGAAAAGCCGTCTCCCCCGGCACCCACTCCACCAGCCCATACGTTTCCGGCGAGAACACCTTAATCTGCACCTCACCCAGCCGCTCCGAGCAAGTGATGCCAAGCGTAGCCTCTACCCACTCCTGCTCTGAGGAACGATGCAATTGCAACGTCTCCACCGTAGGATGATAGGGCTTCCCCTGAAGATACAGCGTGAACAGCTCCGTCTCCACCCGCAGCAATTCTACCGCCTGGTCACGAGAGCCAGTATGAGGTGAATCCATCTTCCTCCAGCCTCCTCAGCATATACGCCAATTTGCGAGCGCTCTGCGGATGCTTCAGCCCAGGCGGAGTTTTCCCGCCAGCCCAGGCCAGATAGAGAGGCGATGCATCCTCCATAAGCGATTCCATATTGAACGATAAGCTCGTCCCATTGCCAATGGCCTCCTTGATCAGGCTCAGCAGAACCCGGCGCACCGAGGAGTGACTGCCTTGAATGCGCGGGAGAATCTTTTGCAGCAGCTGCCAGTCGAACGCCTCTTCCTCATCCATCAGGCCATAACGCTCGTTATAGATCATATAAAAGCACACCGCATCCCGCACCCGGAACCCCACATGAGCATGAATATCCTCCAGCAGCGCGTTGATCTTCACCAGCCTCCCGGTCGTCCGCACCACAAGCTCCTGATAAGGTTCGTAGGCATCTGCCAGCTTCAGATAATCCGAACGGACGAACAGATGATTCAGCTCCGTAAGCGCAGCAGGAACGTCTTCAGCCTGAGCCGCCTCTTGCGGATACTGCTGCAGATTGATGTAATTGAACTCCAGGGTGCTGGCGCGGTCGAGGACTTTTTTGCTAAAAGGGTGCGTGGTCTCGTCCATATTCACCGTCCCGATCAGGAACACATTCTCCGGGATGCCATGGCCGCCGTAGGTCCGCTCATCCTCAGGGTTCCCAAGCAACGCTGGAGAGATCAGGGCCTGTGTCTGAATCGCCCCCTCCTGCCACTCCTGCGTCTCCAGCACACTTAAGAGATCACTGAAATAATGCTCCACCCGGGCCAAGTTCATCTCATCCAAGCAGATAAAATACGGCTGATGCCGGTTCTCCGGCTGCCGCGCCTCCACGAACACCTGCATCACCGGTCCCGGCTGGAACCTGCCCGACAGATCCTTATACCCCAGCAGATCCGCAGGATCACTCCAATCCGGCCGCACCGGAATCAACCGGAACTGCCCATTATCCCTTGTCGCCCCCAGCGCCTCTGCGAACAGCTTCACCAGCCTCGTCTTCCCCGTCCCCGAGATCCCCGCCAGAATCACCAACGGCTTCGCCTTCAGCGACAGGTAGAAATTCTCGATCAGATGCTCCGGGAAAAAGAAGCCCTGGCGGCGGATGTGGGATTGGATGTGGTGGAGAAAACCTGAAATGCTAGTATCTGATGGTGGCAAAATAGGAATCACCTCACATAGGCTCTCCATATTGGAGGCAGCCTCTTCTTGATCTAGAATAGCGAAGTCAGGCCAATTCACTTCTGCCGTGAGCGATTGAAGTACTTGAAGCCCTTGTCTTGAGAAACGGAACAGATATCCCTGGTTGACTCCGCCTCCAGTATGGAGCGGTCCTTGGGTGATATTTAATTGCATGATTTGCTGATTGAATTGTTGCAACGCAATGGGCGGAATCAATTCTACATAAGTAGTGCGAATTAGCCGTCCCTCTTCCTGCCAACCTGTATTCGCCATGGAGCTTGGCTTAGGAGCTTCCACTGCCGCAGCAGTAACCTGACTTACATAACGAATAGCTTTGTTCGAGTAATGAAGAACGATATCGCCTTCCTGAACTTCCTTCATCGTCTCCCAGTGATAGAGTTTACGCCCTTGTGTATTCAGTAGAGGCGCCCACAGAATTCCCTCTTCCTTCTCCGCCTGAATAGAAGTCCCCTGATTAACCCACCACACACTAGGATTCGGCTGATAGGTAATGAACTCTAGACGGTATTCAAAAGGAACACCCGTCGCATAGAAATCTATGTATTCCGCTTGATCTTCGGGGACGACAACTTGGGGTTTCTTCACATCCACATCGGATTGTTGATTTTCTCTTTCTTGCATAATGTAAGAGTAAGAATGAGCGAAGACTTCAATTAGAAAATCCTTCAACCTCTGGTTTCCGTTATAGCGCAGCTGAAGAGCTTCCCGGCTAGCGGATGCTTGATCTATTTTAAATAGCTTGGCTTCGTATTCTCGATCTTCATAGATGAGCTTAACCTTTATACCTTCACCTAGAGTAGGCTGTTGACCTTGATTAGCTTCTAAGAAATCCGGATGAAACTCCACCGGAATATGAGTGCCATCACGAAAGATAGAAAAATCTACTTTCTTACGCCCGATTAACTTAGGAATCTCTGTATCCTTCCACCAGCTTCGTAGTTGTTTGATCATTTCGGTTAACTCCAGTCATAAGGATTTACAATATGTATGGTAATTCGACAATATGGGAAGGATTCCCTGCCAAAAAGAGCATAAGAAAAGGACTGTCGTATGAACAGCCCAAACGTGAATATGTTTATGTTGTCTATGTGCTTACTCCGAGAGAGCAGAAGGAGCATTAAAGGCATGTGCAAGCTGCATCCCATCCTTAAGTCCTTGAAGATATAGGCGTTCATAAAGAACGGATTGCTTTATAGAAAGCTTATCCTCCCAGTTTTCAAATTCTGGCCTATGCACAATATCCATAGAAGAAAATAATGCTTGAAAAGCTTCTCGCTCTTCATCAAAAGCTAGTCTAGGCTCAGATTGATGTTCAATTAATGCACTGACTTCGACCAAACGACATTGAATAGTTT
The window above is part of the Paenibacillus sp. FSL H8-0048 genome. Proteins encoded here:
- a CDS encoding McrB family protein: MKKPQVVVPEDQAEYIDFYATGVPFEYRLEFITYQPNPSVWWVNQGTSIQAEKEEGILWAPLLNTQGRKLYHWETMKEVQEGDIVLHYSNKAIRYVSQVTAAAVEAPKPSSMANTGWQEEGRLIRTTYVELIPPIALQQFNQQIMQLNITQGPLHTGGGVNQGYLFRFSRQGLQVLQSLTAEVNWPDFAILDQEEAASNMESLCEVIPILPPSDTSISGFLHHIQSHIRRQGFFFPEHLIENFYLSLKAKPLVILAGISGTGKTRLVKLFAEALGATRDNGQFRLIPVRPDWSDPADLLGYKDLSGRFQPGPVMQVFVEARQPENRHQPYFICLDEMNLARVEHYFSDLLSVLETQEWQEGAIQTQALISPALLGNPEDERTYGGHGIPENVFLIGTVNMDETTHPFSKKVLDRASTLEFNYINLQQYPQEAAQAEDVPAALTELNHLFVRSDYLKLADAYEPYQELVVRTTGRLVKINALLEDIHAHVGFRVRDAVCFYMIYNERYGLMDEEEAFDWQLLQKILPRIQGSHSSVRRVLLSLIKEAIGNGTSLSFNMESLMEDASPLYLAWAGGKTPPGLKHPQSARKLAYMLRRLEEDGFTSYWLS